A stretch of the Fibrobacter sp. UWT2 genome encodes the following:
- the mltG gene encoding endolytic transglycosylase MltG translates to MKKILLILAIILALLGTFLTVNLKSRMGEKAQNTQTVLLEVPKGSSPAKVFQILKQNGIWSDDLAFRLTMKRLNPSLKAGWFEIPAGLTLPQVLDIIASGKVAVRRVTIPEGRASWEIPDYLKKAYPNLDENRWNKLVQDPKFARSLGVEASSLEGYLLPDTYPFPIDADEETILKHMVAANLKVRDEMEKRPGSMWKTLGSWHKVLTLASVVEEETGIPEERPLIAGVFHNRLRIGMPLGADPTVRFIFRNLTGPIYKSQLNSNSPYNTRKFKGLMPGPISNPGRKAIEAALFPAKTEALYFVAKDDGSMTHFFSSNLADHNKYKDVAAKNRGE, encoded by the coding sequence ATGAAGAAGATTTTACTTATTTTGGCCATCATTTTGGCACTTTTGGGCACTTTTTTGACCGTAAACCTCAAGTCCAGGATGGGTGAAAAGGCTCAAAACACCCAAACCGTGCTTTTGGAAGTCCCCAAAGGAAGTTCCCCGGCAAAAGTTTTCCAGATTCTAAAGCAGAACGGAATCTGGAGCGACGACCTCGCCTTCCGGTTGACCATGAAAAGGTTGAACCCGAGCCTCAAGGCCGGGTGGTTTGAAATTCCCGCAGGGCTCACGCTGCCCCAGGTCCTAGACATTATCGCAAGCGGCAAGGTCGCCGTGCGCCGCGTAACCATCCCTGAAGGTCGAGCCTCCTGGGAGATCCCCGACTACCTCAAGAAGGCCTACCCGAACCTAGACGAGAACCGCTGGAACAAGTTGGTCCAAGACCCGAAGTTCGCCCGCAGCCTCGGCGTCGAAGCAAGCTCCTTGGAAGGCTACCTGCTCCCCGACACCTATCCCTTTCCCATTGATGCAGACGAAGAAACCATTCTGAAGCACATGGTCGCCGCTAACCTCAAGGTCCGCGACGAAATGGAAAAGCGCCCCGGCTCCATGTGGAAGACGCTCGGCAGCTGGCACAAGGTGCTCACCCTCGCAAGCGTCGTCGAAGAAGAAACAGGCATCCCCGAAGAACGCCCGCTGATTGCAGGAGTGTTCCACAACCGCCTACGCATTGGCATGCCGCTGGGGGCAGACCCCACGGTGCGGTTCATCTTCAGGAATCTGACCGGTCCCATCTACAAGAGCCAGCTCAACAGCAACAGTCCCTATAATACCCGCAAGTTCAAGGGACTCATGCCGGGCCCGATTTCTAATCCGGGACGCAAGGCTATTGAAGCAGCGCTCTTCCCGGCCAAGACCGAAGCCCTATATTTTGTCGCTAAAGACGATGGCTCCATGACGCATTTCTTTAGCTCCAACTTGGCAGACCACAACAAGTACAAGGACGTTGCCGCCAAGAACCGCGGCGAGTAA